In one window of Maniola hyperantus chromosome 18, iAphHyp1.2, whole genome shotgun sequence DNA:
- the LOC138403601 gene encoding uncharacterized protein produces the protein MASDDSFRTPVSSTEDLMTLSPKRIGLVDPDMKSDFLTDTEFDSICDVTMREVPLCDDNLFIDANSLDYLIKCTESNNNQTLVDRGKDSLFVKFDPLYAKTMVAHCTQQKSLEQLSECDIGYETASNNSMLADVAAHSITSSAMSVTSKCGIDKPTQIVSPVVSAEVPKVLPTFAAHMPPLVRSVSAILTPTPVGPERLVNISGGTPPMAAPRSPRFKYNAAQDFNHVQSLRVILQNQDQELSYLRHENKELKYTIQNTKEELGNKIKKLEGDVQNLVQREQKLVQQINDKALSNKQMAIVMEEYEKTITVLINEQEKVTSEKEDALKHLNNMESSFNDLLEKYEKCKIMINDFKDSQKTMEQKILEYEAGMKNYDNLYNTLKQVTSDSLNKANETLEQVNKAHNIEVTKLNASIKKHEITISSLQESLTQKIREIGELTTICDQLINTH, from the coding sequence ATGGCGTCCGACGATAGTTTCAGAACACCTGTATCTTCAACTGAGGACCTGATGACCTTATCTCCTAAAAGAATCGGACTTGTAGACCCAGACATGAAGAGCGACTTTCTCACCGACACCGAGTTCGACAGCATATGCGATGTTACCATGCGGGAAGTGCCACTATGTGACGATAATCTCTTTATTGACGCCAATAGCTTGGATTACCTCATCAAATGTACTGaatcaaataataatcaaactTTAGTAGACAGGGGGAAGGACAGCTTATTCGTGAAATTCGATCCCCTGTACGCAAAAACAATGGTAGCACACTGTACTCAACAGAAGTCTCTGGAGCAGTTATCAGAGTGTGACATTGGCTATGAAACTGCGAGTAACAATTCCATGTTGGCTGATGTTGCTGCACATTCCATTACATCATCTGCAATGTCAGTGACTTCCAAATGTGGGATTGACAAACCGACACAGATTGTTAGTCCAGTAGTGAGCGCAGAAGTCCCTAAAGTACTTCCAACATTCGCAGCACACATGCCACCTCTTGTACGCAGTGTTTCAGCCATTCTTACTCCAACCCCAGTGGGCCCGGAGCGACTCGTCAACATATCTGGGGGCACACCACCCATGGCGGCTCCACGCAGCCCACGCTTCAAATACAATGCTGCTCAAGACTTCAATCATGTACAATCACTACGAGTTATCCTACAGAACCAAGACCAAGAGCTCTCTTATCTAAGACACGAAAACAAAGAACTAAAATACACAATACAAAACACTAAAGAAGAACTAGGAAACAAAATAAAGAAGCTCGAAGGTGATGTGCAGAATTTAGTACAAAGAGAACAGAAATTAGTGCAACAGATCAACGACAAAGCTTTGAGTAACAAACAAATGGCAATTGTTATGGAGGAATACGAGAAAACTATTACAGTGCTGATCAACGAACAGGAAAAAGTGACATCTGAAAAAGAGGATGCATTAAAACATCTCAACAACATGGAGAGCTCTTTTAACGATTTACTAGAAAAATACGAAAAGTGTAAGATCATGATTAACGACTTCAAAGACAGTCAAAAAACGATGGAACAGAAAATATTGGAATATGAAGCTGGCATGAAAAACTATGATAACTTATACAATACACTGAAACAAGTTACATCAGACAGTCTGAATAAAGCCAATGAGACTTTGGAGCAGGTTAATAAAGCACACAATATAGAAGTAACAAAACTAAATGCCAGTATTAAAAAACATGAAATTACCATATCTTCCCTACAGGAATCATTGACCCAAAAGATTAGAGAAATTGGAGAGTTGACTACAATTTGTGACCAACTTATAAACACTCACTAA